A single region of the Solwaraspora sp. WMMD791 genome encodes:
- a CDS encoding WecB/TagA/CpsF family glycosyltransferase, giving the protein MIDQGKRNVLGVLVDAVDYEAASERILAAARERRPLAMTALAVHGVMTGVLDPAHNARLNSFDLVTPDGQPVRWGLNLLHGAGLADRVYGPTLTLRVLQRCADEGLPVYLYGSTEETLARLVPKLEQQFPALKLAGVEPSKFRAVQPGEDAEIADRIRASGARLVLVGLGCPRQEIFAYAMRPLLDMPLMAVGAAFDYHAGLLRKPPSWMQRYGLEWLWRLGLEPKRLWRRYVILNPAYLGRLGAQKLGMWQATPPPAATDRPATFAV; this is encoded by the coding sequence ATGATCGACCAGGGCAAGCGCAACGTCCTCGGCGTACTGGTCGACGCCGTCGACTACGAGGCCGCGAGTGAGCGGATCCTCGCCGCCGCCCGGGAGCGTCGGCCGCTGGCGATGACCGCCCTGGCGGTGCACGGGGTGATGACCGGGGTGCTCGACCCGGCGCACAACGCCCGGCTCAACTCGTTCGACCTGGTCACCCCGGACGGCCAACCGGTCCGCTGGGGGCTGAACCTGCTGCACGGTGCCGGTCTTGCCGACCGCGTCTACGGCCCTACCCTCACCCTGCGGGTGCTGCAGCGCTGCGCCGACGAAGGGCTGCCGGTCTACCTGTACGGATCCACCGAGGAGACGCTGGCCCGGCTGGTGCCGAAACTGGAGCAGCAGTTCCCGGCGTTGAAACTGGCCGGGGTCGAGCCGTCGAAGTTTCGTGCCGTCCAGCCGGGTGAGGATGCCGAGATTGCGGACCGGATCCGGGCTTCCGGGGCCCGGCTGGTGCTGGTCGGGCTGGGCTGCCCGCGCCAGGAGATCTTCGCGTACGCCATGCGCCCGCTGTTGGACATGCCGCTGATGGCGGTCGGGGCCGCCTTCGACTACCACGCCGGGCTGCTGCGCAAGCCGCCATCCTGGATGCAGCGGTACGGCCTGGAGTGGCTGTGGCGACTCGGGCTGGAGCCGAAGCGGCTGTGGCGCCGGTACGTGATCCTCAACCCGGCGTACCTGGGCCGGCTGGGCGCGCAGAAGCTGGGCATGTGGCAGGCCACCCCGCCGCCGGCAGCCACCGACCGACCCGCCACCTTCGCCGTCTGA
- a CDS encoding type II toxin-antitoxin system prevent-host-death family antitoxin, translated as MSAEAAHYNMHDAKTHLSRIIERVERGEEIIIDRAGTPVAKVVPLVRRANRTAIGSLAGQLDLSGDWDSPQTNAEIAADFGVGA; from the coding sequence ATGTCAGCCGAGGCCGCGCACTACAACATGCATGACGCCAAGACCCACCTCTCGCGCATCATCGAGCGGGTGGAACGCGGCGAGGAGATCATCATCGACCGGGCAGGCACCCCGGTGGCGAAGGTGGTCCCGTTGGTGCGTCGGGCCAACCGGACCGCGATCGGCTCTCTCGCGGGACAGTTGGACCTGTCCGGCGACTGGGACTCCCCGCAGACCAACGCCGAAATCGCCGCCGACTTCGGCGTCGGCGCATGA
- a CDS encoding FHA domain-containing protein translates to MPEFVVVVARIGFIVLLWIFVFTVVGVIRRDLFAGTRASRLVAAPRGVGTTAAPARPAKVKRGRAAHQLVVTAGQLAGTRITLGESPITIGRAEDSTLVITDDYASARHARLVPRDGQWVLEDMGSTNGTYLDRAKVTGPTPVPLAVPIRIGRTSLELRP, encoded by the coding sequence TTGCCCGAATTCGTCGTCGTCGTTGCCCGGATCGGCTTCATCGTCCTGCTGTGGATCTTCGTGTTCACGGTGGTCGGTGTGATCCGGCGGGATCTGTTCGCCGGCACCCGCGCCAGCCGCCTGGTCGCGGCACCGCGAGGTGTCGGTACCACGGCGGCACCAGCACGGCCGGCCAAGGTCAAACGGGGGCGGGCGGCCCACCAGCTGGTGGTGACCGCCGGACAGTTGGCCGGCACTCGGATCACCTTGGGTGAATCTCCGATCACGATAGGCCGTGCGGAGGATTCCACCCTGGTGATCACCGATGATTACGCGTCGGCCCGGCACGCCCGGCTCGTGCCCCGGGACGGCCAGTGGGTCCTCGAGGACATGGGTTCCACTAACGGGACCTACCTGGACCGCGCTAAGGTCACCGGACCTACCCCCGTACCCCTCGCCGTGCCGATCCGGATCGGCCGCACATCTCTTGAGTTACGGCCATGA
- a CDS encoding NUDIX hydrolase yields MNSDAPLYERDPEAWQAHLAEGNAKQPRKRVSADVLIRDREGRLLLVDPQYKPDWDMPGGMAEANEPPHEAVRRELREELGLDVPVARLLVVDWVSPHGPWDDLLSFIFDGGELTDEQIAGLKISDTELSAFEFCTAEKAQQRLRPYVWRRVAVALDVLKNGNTQYLHDGRMSPFR; encoded by the coding sequence GTGAACTCTGACGCTCCGCTGTATGAACGTGACCCGGAGGCGTGGCAGGCGCACTTGGCAGAAGGCAACGCCAAACAGCCACGCAAGCGCGTCAGTGCAGACGTTCTGATCCGAGACCGCGAGGGACGGCTTCTCCTCGTTGACCCGCAGTACAAGCCGGACTGGGACATGCCCGGCGGCATGGCGGAAGCCAACGAGCCGCCTCATGAGGCCGTTCGCCGCGAGCTCCGAGAAGAACTCGGCTTGGATGTGCCTGTAGCAAGGCTGTTGGTGGTCGATTGGGTCTCACCACACGGCCCTTGGGACGACCTGCTCTCGTTCATCTTCGACGGTGGCGAGCTGACCGACGAGCAGATCGCCGGACTCAAGATTTCAGATACCGAGCTGTCTGCGTTCGAGTTTTGTACGGCGGAAAAGGCGCAGCAGCGGCTCCGTCCCTATGTTTGGCGGCGCGTTGCCGTGGCGCTTGACGTACTAAAGAATGGCAATACTCAGTACTTGCATGATGGACGTATGTCGCCGTTTCGGTGA
- a CDS encoding DUF3662 and FHA domain-containing protein, which produces MSSEPEEEPVSVLQRFEKRLEGLVEGAFAKVFKGVVHPVEILNAMQREAEAHKAILAGGRTLVPNRYVIDLSPYDHSRLAPYAAALAQELAQSQAEFIGEQAWTVYGDVIVEIERGDGLDTGMFRVTAEVFTGGDVAPVQQPGYDMHGGGGGAGHGGYSPYEQQQPGGYGPPPQGHGGGRNIRLVSGDGRTYPLQMGSTVIGRGDQANLRLPDVGISRRHARLDFDGSQVVLTDLGSTNGTMVNGQRVSAVALNPGDMIQLGTTTLTFRVDG; this is translated from the coding sequence ATGTCCTCGGAACCCGAGGAGGAGCCGGTGAGCGTGCTGCAACGCTTCGAGAAGCGTCTGGAAGGCCTAGTCGAAGGGGCCTTCGCCAAGGTGTTCAAGGGTGTCGTGCACCCGGTGGAGATCCTCAACGCGATGCAGCGGGAGGCAGAGGCCCACAAGGCGATCCTGGCCGGTGGGCGCACGCTGGTGCCCAACCGCTACGTGATCGATCTCTCGCCGTACGACCACAGCCGGCTGGCTCCGTACGCGGCGGCCCTGGCCCAGGAGCTCGCCCAGTCGCAGGCCGAGTTCATCGGTGAGCAGGCCTGGACGGTCTACGGCGACGTGATCGTCGAGATCGAGCGGGGCGACGGGCTCGACACCGGGATGTTCCGGGTCACCGCCGAGGTCTTCACCGGTGGCGACGTCGCGCCGGTGCAGCAGCCGGGGTACGACATGCACGGCGGTGGCGGTGGTGCCGGCCACGGCGGCTACTCCCCGTACGAGCAGCAGCAGCCCGGCGGGTACGGCCCGCCGCCGCAGGGTCATGGCGGTGGGCGCAACATCCGGCTGGTCTCCGGTGACGGCCGGACCTATCCGCTGCAGATGGGCTCGACCGTGATCGGCCGTGGCGACCAGGCCAACCTGCGCCTGCCGGACGTCGGGATCTCCCGCCGACACGCCCGGCTGGACTTCGACGGATCACAGGTCGTGCTGACCGATCTCGGGTCGACCAACGGGACCATGGTCAACGGGCAGCGGGTCTCCGCAGTGGCGCTGAACCCTGGTGACATGATCCAGCTCGGAACGACCACGCTCACGTTCCGAGTGGATGGCTAA
- a CDS encoding type II toxin-antitoxin system VapC family toxin, protein MSLLLDTHVALWAITGDATLGDEFLDRLRHDPDIFLSPVSLWEITIKQATGKLAGPTDLAEQVRDIGFVELPLTHAHAITARRLPAHHRDPFDRMLVAQATVEGMTLASRDASIALYDVDILKV, encoded by the coding sequence ATGAGCTTGCTGCTGGACACCCACGTCGCGCTGTGGGCCATCACCGGCGACGCCACCCTCGGCGACGAGTTTCTCGACCGGCTTCGCCACGACCCGGACATCTTTCTGTCCCCGGTCAGCCTGTGGGAGATCACCATCAAGCAGGCCACCGGAAAGCTCGCCGGTCCGACCGACCTCGCCGAACAGGTACGGGACATCGGCTTCGTCGAGCTGCCGTTGACCCACGCTCACGCGATCACCGCTCGTCGCCTACCTGCTCATCACCGAGATCCCTTCGATCGGATGCTGGTGGCACAGGCAACCGTCGAGGGCATGACGCTCGCCTCCCGCGACGCGTCGATCGCACTGTACGACGTGGACATCTTGAAGGTGTGA
- a CDS encoding DivIVA domain-containing protein: protein MRRLFDLFRRPPLLRSRRHRRLLAELAEYTRRNATQAAAGQRRAPNAVGHYYGRPVRPSISPGMVRDRAFGDRVRRGCDPTEVRTFLHLVADELTALRAELRSTQDENVRIKQALRDWQSQQFQQFQAGVTA, encoded by the coding sequence GTGCGCAGACTGTTTGACCTGTTCCGCCGGCCGCCGCTGCTCCGCAGCCGTCGGCACCGGCGGCTGCTAGCCGAGTTGGCCGAGTACACCCGCCGCAACGCGACCCAGGCCGCCGCAGGACAGCGGCGTGCACCGAACGCCGTCGGGCACTACTACGGGCGGCCGGTGCGGCCGTCGATCAGCCCCGGCATGGTCCGCGACCGCGCGTTCGGCGACCGCGTCCGGCGCGGCTGCGACCCCACCGAGGTACGGACGTTCCTGCACCTGGTCGCCGACGAGTTGACCGCCCTGCGCGCCGAACTGCGCTCCACCCAGGACGAGAACGTACGCATCAAGCAGGCCCTGCGGGACTGGCAGTCACAGCAGTTCCAACAGTTCCAGGCAGGGGTAACGGCGTGA
- a CDS encoding type II toxin-antitoxin system prevent-host-death family antitoxin, translating to MHEVGLREMRQNASDLVRRAQGGERVTITVAGRPAAVLGPVSPRTWREWDDLAGVFDQPTDPGWADDRDLLDDAVTDPWVER from the coding sequence ATGCATGAGGTTGGGCTGCGGGAGATGCGGCAGAACGCCAGCGACCTGGTACGCCGGGCGCAAGGCGGCGAACGCGTGACGATCACCGTCGCCGGGCGACCGGCAGCTGTGCTCGGCCCGGTCAGCCCGCGCACCTGGCGCGAGTGGGACGACCTCGCCGGCGTCTTCGACCAGCCCACAGACCCGGGGTGGGCAGACGACCGGGACCTGCTCGACGACGCCGTCACCGACCCATGGGTCGAGCGGTGA
- a CDS encoding PIN domain-containing protein has translation MSRGILDTSILIATDVTPIPGELAISVASLAELQFGVLVAKTSEARALRLARLSAIQRRFDPLPIDEAIADSYARLAARVVETGRQPRARVMDLLIAATAHAHDAAVYTRNADDLAGLEDLITIRTI, from the coding sequence GTGAGCCGCGGCATCCTCGACACCAGCATCCTCATCGCCACCGACGTAACCCCGATTCCTGGCGAGTTGGCCATCAGCGTCGCCAGCCTCGCCGAACTCCAGTTCGGCGTCCTGGTCGCGAAAACCTCCGAGGCGAGGGCTCTGCGGCTGGCGCGGCTGAGCGCCATCCAACGTCGATTCGATCCGCTCCCCATCGACGAGGCGATCGCCGACAGCTACGCACGGTTGGCCGCGCGGGTCGTCGAGACGGGCCGCCAGCCGCGAGCCAGAGTGATGGACCTGCTCATCGCGGCAACCGCACACGCCCACGACGCCGCCGTGTACACCCGCAACGCCGACGACCTCGCAGGACTCGAAGACCTCATCACGATCCGCACGATCTGA
- a CDS encoding transposase family protein translates to MLSYPSTIPLSSRTLNHLTDLIRAHRNQHRSRWRRLDPGRQALLALAHLRNGDTYTRLAAGFAVGVATAWRYVQEAIALLAAVAEDLATAMRRIRHLAYTILDGTLIPIDRVADQKPYYSGKHRRHGVNVQVIADPAGRLVWASRTLPGSAHDLTAARVHGITHALTSAQVMTFADKGYQGARGTVRTPFKRHRSRPKLSRRQKTINRAHAKIRAHGERAIATLKTWKILTKLRCSPHRATAIVQAILVLHHVEANRYTG, encoded by the coding sequence GTGCTGTCTTACCCCTCCACGATCCCGCTGTCCAGCCGCACCCTCAACCACCTCACCGACCTCATCCGAGCCCACCGCAACCAGCATCGATCCCGCTGGCGGCGCCTCGACCCCGGCCGCCAGGCACTACTCGCCCTGGCCCACCTACGCAACGGCGACACCTACACCCGGCTCGCCGCCGGGTTCGCCGTCGGCGTCGCCACCGCCTGGCGGTACGTGCAGGAAGCGATCGCCCTGCTCGCCGCGGTCGCCGAGGACCTGGCCACGGCGATGCGCCGCATCCGACACCTGGCGTACACGATCCTCGACGGCACGCTGATCCCGATCGACCGCGTGGCGGACCAGAAGCCGTACTACTCCGGCAAACACCGGCGCCACGGCGTGAACGTGCAGGTCATCGCCGACCCCGCCGGCCGGCTCGTCTGGGCCTCCCGGACACTGCCGGGCTCGGCGCACGACCTCACCGCCGCCCGTGTCCACGGCATCACCCACGCGCTGACCAGCGCCCAGGTGATGACCTTCGCCGACAAGGGCTACCAGGGCGCCCGAGGCACCGTCCGCACCCCGTTCAAGCGCCACCGCTCCCGGCCGAAGCTGTCACGCCGACAGAAGACGATCAACCGGGCACACGCGAAGATCCGAGCACACGGCGAACGGGCCATCGCCACGCTCAAGACCTGGAAGATCCTGACCAAGCTGCGCTGCAGCCCACACCGCGCCACCGCGATCGTGCAGGCCATCCTCGTCCTGCACCACGTCGAAGCCAACCGCTACACAGGATGA
- a CDS encoding BofC C-terminal domain-containing protein, giving the protein MTLTLRYAAHSDRGLIRDGNQDSVYAGPRLLAVADGMGGMAAGDVASNIVIGALAPLDEDVPGDAMVDALRSAVGLANQHLRDTVDANPHLEGMGTTLTATLFSGSKIGMVHIGDSRAYLLRNGEFAQITKDDTYVQMLVDEGRISAEEASSHPQRSLLTRALDGRDIDPEYSVRQVVAGDRYLICSDGLSGVVSAETIAETLREYTDPQQCVERLVQLALRGGGPDNITVIVADATDQGIHEQAPIVGGAASRDRGMATAADDSTPAARASALSAPRPAAPESSEPATGLDDDPELPRRRPVRAALVLVALVGILGAGVWAGWDYTQRQYYVGATSDGQLAIFQGMPGEVAGVSLSTVHQTSEIALTDLTSVAQDRVKRGIHAGSEVDAQRHLLELTRDEPDNPNLKPTCPPSPSPTPTPSPTPPPPVVDPTGTPLPDPDAVASGTPLPGNSPSPQAPQSTPDAPPVEPTESVEPVPPVTNPAGCRTVD; this is encoded by the coding sequence ATGACTCTGACCCTGCGCTATGCCGCCCACAGTGACCGCGGACTGATCCGTGACGGGAACCAGGACTCCGTCTACGCCGGGCCGCGGCTGCTCGCCGTGGCCGACGGCATGGGCGGGATGGCCGCCGGTGACGTCGCCAGCAACATCGTCATCGGGGCGCTGGCCCCTCTCGACGAGGACGTCCCCGGTGACGCCATGGTCGACGCCCTCCGCTCCGCCGTCGGCCTGGCCAACCAGCATCTACGGGACACCGTCGACGCCAATCCCCACCTGGAGGGGATGGGCACCACGCTGACCGCGACGCTCTTCTCCGGCAGCAAGATCGGCATGGTGCACATCGGGGACTCCCGGGCGTACCTGCTGCGCAACGGCGAGTTCGCCCAGATCACCAAGGACGACACGTACGTTCAGATGCTGGTCGACGAGGGCCGGATCAGCGCCGAGGAGGCCAGCAGCCACCCACAGCGGTCGTTGCTGACCCGGGCACTCGACGGCCGCGACATCGACCCCGAGTACTCGGTGCGCCAGGTCGTCGCCGGTGACCGCTACCTGATCTGCAGCGACGGGCTCTCCGGCGTGGTCAGCGCGGAGACCATCGCCGAGACGCTGCGCGAGTACACCGACCCGCAGCAGTGCGTCGAGCGGCTGGTCCAGTTGGCGCTGCGCGGCGGCGGGCCGGACAACATCACCGTCATCGTCGCCGACGCCACCGACCAGGGCATCCACGAGCAGGCCCCGATCGTCGGCGGGGCGGCCTCCCGCGACCGCGGCATGGCCACCGCCGCAGACGACTCCACTCCCGCCGCCCGCGCCTCCGCGCTGTCCGCCCCCCGGCCCGCCGCACCGGAGTCCTCGGAACCCGCCACCGGCCTGGACGACGACCCCGAGCTACCCCGACGCCGCCCGGTACGCGCGGCGCTCGTCCTGGTCGCGCTCGTCGGAATCCTCGGCGCCGGTGTCTGGGCCGGGTGGGACTACACCCAGCGGCAGTACTACGTCGGCGCCACCAGCGACGGCCAGTTGGCGATCTTCCAGGGCATGCCCGGTGAGGTCGCCGGCGTCAGCCTCTCCACCGTGCACCAGACCAGCGAGATCGCGCTCACCGATCTGACCTCGGTGGCCCAGGACCGGGTCAAGCGGGGCATCCACGCCGGCAGCGAGGTCGACGCGCAGCGCCACCTGCTGGAGTTGACCCGCGACGAACCGGACAACCCCAACCTGAAGCCGACCTGCCCGCCGTCGCCGTCGCCGACCCCCACCCCGTCGCCGACTCCGCCGCCGCCGGTGGTCGACCCGACCGGTACGCCACTGCCCGACCCGGACGCCGTGGCCTCCGGTACACCGCTGCCGGGGAACAGCCCGTCGCCGCAGGCACCGCAGAGCACCCCGGACGCGCCGCCGGTGGAGCCGACCGAGTCGGTCGAGCCGGTCCCGCCGGTGACCAACCCGGCCGGTTGCCGGACGGTCGACTGA
- a CDS encoding DUF3592 domain-containing protein — protein MEILRRWWRMRYPGYLLGVVVGLVMMWLPYKTYDDNEAWQEQLRTDGVPAQGVIDQLVRDRRGKATMHLRYEFAGLERRVEVACMEVCHPAGTSVRIWVNPDDPVDFVTDFGMLSGHRGRVQGVIGVVGLVLSGSMALAGYSRLAQRRHEHRRRDWQRQQRVQRQQQAWRPRTGRRGKPSARWRKKN, from the coding sequence GTGGAGATCTTGCGGCGCTGGTGGCGGATGCGCTACCCCGGCTACCTGCTCGGCGTTGTAGTCGGACTGGTCATGATGTGGCTGCCGTACAAGACCTACGACGACAACGAAGCCTGGCAAGAACAGTTGCGGACCGACGGCGTGCCGGCCCAAGGCGTCATCGACCAGCTCGTACGCGATAGACGCGGCAAAGCCACGATGCACCTCCGGTACGAATTCGCTGGATTGGAGCGACGGGTCGAGGTCGCCTGCATGGAGGTCTGCCACCCTGCCGGCACTTCCGTGCGGATATGGGTCAACCCCGACGATCCAGTCGATTTCGTGACCGACTTCGGGATGCTAAGCGGACATCGGGGCAGGGTCCAAGGCGTGATCGGGGTGGTGGGTCTCGTCCTGTCCGGATCAATGGCGCTCGCCGGGTACTCCCGACTCGCCCAACGGCGACACGAGCACCGACGACGCGACTGGCAGCGACAGCAACGAGTCCAGCGCCAGCAACAGGCCTGGCGGCCCAGGACCGGGAGGCGGGGCAAACCGAGCGCACGCTGGCGGAAGAAGAACTGA
- a CDS encoding DNA-binding protein, which yields MEANRKARYCRCGTRLARDNKSERCAPCQAKAREFAIQPPESPDDFWDTDQFRDAFRAQHIGHVSRAYRKHPKHIAFYGKDGVPQSVVGGWLGLTQAQISRIENGPPVRHLDSLTHWVRTLRIPEHLLWFRLPSASSASDDSRMVVTKVAAVPRQAVPAPALLQPPSFGLPEGGGNGYSSAMQSFRAADRQVGGGHLYATVVQYLQAEVAPRMFGVDQSSDGRLAFTAAAALTEMAGWMAHDAGRDQTAERHFERSLELVKLGDDRQLGVHILASLSHLAHHRGKPTDALQYARRGLETLSRGPRSPELEARLLAMQARAFAALRQPDDCAQHLIKAERVLEAEPAEERSPWVSHFDEGSLANEAARCLLQIGDLGQAKRQAERVVQLRPGDRTRSRAFGQLILVTVLVARGRPEEACAVAQEVLDATQQLGSYLVIQQLLDLRRLLEPHRGTRVVAEFLSCLDEALRERALLYQWLAQDGRSGTTALGRNREL from the coding sequence ATGGAAGCGAACCGCAAGGCGCGTTACTGCCGTTGCGGAACGCGCCTTGCCCGAGACAACAAGAGCGAGCGGTGCGCGCCGTGTCAGGCGAAGGCGCGCGAGTTCGCCATCCAGCCGCCGGAGTCGCCGGATGACTTCTGGGATACCGATCAGTTCCGAGACGCGTTCCGGGCGCAGCACATCGGCCACGTCTCGCGCGCGTACCGCAAGCACCCGAAGCACATCGCCTTCTACGGGAAGGATGGCGTTCCGCAGAGCGTCGTCGGAGGATGGCTCGGCCTGACGCAAGCCCAGATCAGCCGCATCGAGAACGGCCCGCCGGTTCGACATCTCGACAGCCTGACGCACTGGGTCCGCACACTCCGGATTCCTGAGCATCTCCTGTGGTTTAGGCTGCCCAGCGCATCGTCTGCGAGCGACGACTCTCGTATGGTCGTTACGAAGGTGGCGGCTGTACCGAGACAAGCAGTGCCGGCACCGGCCCTGCTTCAGCCTCCGTCGTTCGGGCTGCCGGAGGGCGGCGGCAATGGCTACTCGTCCGCGATGCAGTCGTTCCGAGCGGCGGACCGCCAAGTCGGCGGCGGCCACCTCTACGCCACGGTCGTGCAGTACCTGCAAGCCGAAGTCGCACCACGCATGTTCGGAGTCGACCAGAGTAGCGATGGGCGGTTGGCGTTCACGGCCGCAGCCGCCTTGACCGAGATGGCCGGGTGGATGGCTCACGACGCCGGCCGCGACCAGACCGCCGAACGGCACTTCGAGCGCTCACTTGAACTGGTCAAACTCGGTGACGACCGTCAACTCGGCGTGCACATCCTCGCCAGCCTGAGCCACCTCGCGCACCATCGAGGCAAGCCAACCGACGCTCTCCAGTACGCACGGCGAGGTCTTGAGACGCTGTCGCGTGGTCCCCGGTCGCCCGAACTCGAAGCTCGCCTTCTTGCTATGCAAGCCCGTGCCTTCGCCGCGCTGAGACAACCGGACGACTGCGCGCAGCACCTCATCAAGGCAGAGCGGGTGCTTGAAGCAGAGCCGGCCGAGGAACGGTCGCCGTGGGTCAGCCACTTCGATGAAGGCTCGCTGGCCAACGAGGCCGCCCGTTGCTTGCTCCAGATTGGCGACCTAGGCCAGGCGAAACGGCAGGCCGAGAGGGTCGTCCAACTGCGACCGGGAGACCGCACGCGAAGCCGGGCATTCGGACAGCTCATCCTCGTTACTGTGCTCGTAGCCCGAGGCAGGCCCGAGGAAGCCTGCGCCGTTGCTCAAGAGGTGCTGGACGCGACCCAGCAGCTCGGTTCGTACCTCGTCATCCAGCAACTCCTTGATCTCCGGCGCTTGCTGGAGCCGCACCGGGGTACTCGGGTGGTGGCCGAGTTCTTGAGTTGCCTTGATGAGGCGCTACGTGAGCGGGCGTTGCTATACCAGTGGCTTGCGCAGGACGGACGTAGCGGTACAACAGCGTTGGGGAGAAACCGTGAACTCTGA
- a CDS encoding NAD-dependent epimerase/dehydratase family protein: protein MSVALVTGSGGLIGSEAVRHFASLGLDVVGIDNDMRREFFGPEASTAWNVELLRRDLGTAYTHEAVDIRDRDALAGLFRRYGRDIAVVIHTAAQPSHDWAVRDPFTDFDVNAGGTLNVLQNVREHCPEAPVIHCSTNKVYGDRPNSLPLIEQETRWEIAPDHPYAGGITEDMSIDACLHSVFGASKVAADIMVQEYGRYFGIRTACFRGGTLTGPAHSATELHGFLGYLMRCNMERRTYKIFGYGGKMVRDAIHSHDVVSAFEAFFRDPRPAAVYNLGGGRHSNCSHLEAFAIAEQITGQEMITEYQEANRVGDHQWWIGSNAAFQRDYPGWKQVYDVPMILQEIYQANVDKWVPGK, encoded by the coding sequence GTGAGCGTCGCGTTGGTCACCGGTTCCGGCGGTCTGATCGGATCGGAGGCGGTCCGGCACTTCGCCAGCCTCGGCCTGGACGTCGTCGGCATCGACAACGACATGCGCCGCGAGTTCTTCGGCCCCGAGGCCTCCACCGCCTGGAACGTCGAGCTGCTGCGGCGCGACCTCGGCACGGCGTACACCCATGAAGCGGTCGACATCCGCGACCGCGACGCCCTGGCGGGCCTGTTCCGGCGGTACGGCCGGGACATCGCCGTGGTCATCCACACCGCCGCCCAGCCGTCGCACGACTGGGCGGTCCGCGATCCGTTCACCGACTTCGACGTCAACGCCGGCGGCACCCTCAACGTGCTGCAGAACGTCCGGGAACACTGCCCCGAGGCGCCGGTGATCCACTGTTCCACCAACAAGGTGTACGGCGACCGGCCGAACAGCCTGCCGCTGATCGAGCAGGAGACCCGCTGGGAGATCGCCCCGGACCACCCGTACGCCGGCGGGATCACCGAGGACATGTCGATCGACGCCTGCCTGCACTCGGTGTTCGGCGCGTCGAAGGTCGCCGCCGACATCATGGTGCAGGAGTACGGCCGCTACTTCGGCATCCGTACCGCCTGCTTCCGGGGCGGCACCCTGACCGGCCCGGCGCACTCGGCGACCGAGCTGCACGGCTTCCTCGGCTACCTGATGCGCTGCAACATGGAGCGGCGGACCTACAAGATCTTCGGGTACGGCGGCAAAATGGTCCGCGACGCCATCCACAGTCACGACGTCGTCTCCGCGTTCGAGGCGTTCTTCCGCGACCCGCGCCCGGCGGCCGTCTACAACCTCGGCGGCGGCCGGCACTCCAACTGCTCGCACCTGGAGGCGTTCGCCATCGCCGAGCAGATCACCGGCCAGGAGATGATCACCGAGTACCAGGAGGCGAACCGGGTCGGCGACCACCAGTGGTGGATCGGCTCGAACGCCGCTTTCCAGCGGGACTACCCTGGCTGGAAGCAGGTCTACGACGTGCCGATGATCCTGCAGGAGATCTACCAGGCCAACGTCGACAAGTGGGTGCCCGGAAAATGA